Proteins from one Chitinophaga oryzae genomic window:
- a CDS encoding DUF4142 domain-containing protein gives MKKTILLATAVLGAWMLSSCNNNANNPQSEKPVDSAQDVNEAVKPVDNNSSEFAVKAANGGMMEVEMGKLAQEKAQNPRVKAFAAMMVSDHTKANDELKELAGKKNIALPAELSTESKEHMDKLAKKTGKDFDKDYMDMMVDDHDKDVNEFDKAANNLEDADLKTWASKTLPTLRTHQDSAKAIKSALK, from the coding sequence ATGAAGAAAACAATCTTATTGGCTACGGCCGTGCTGGGCGCATGGATGCTGTCTTCGTGCAACAACAATGCAAACAATCCGCAAAGTGAAAAACCAGTAGATTCTGCACAGGATGTAAACGAGGCGGTAAAGCCTGTTGACAACAATTCCTCTGAATTCGCTGTAAAGGCGGCCAACGGTGGTATGATGGAGGTGGAAATGGGCAAACTGGCACAGGAGAAAGCACAGAACCCGAGGGTGAAAGCTTTTGCTGCAATGATGGTCAGCGATCACACTAAAGCAAATGACGAACTGAAAGAGTTAGCCGGCAAAAAGAATATCGCACTGCCTGCGGAGCTCTCCACTGAATCGAAAGAACACATGGACAAACTGGCGAAGAAAACAGGGAAGGACTTCGACAAAGATTATATGGACATGATGGTAGACGACCATGACAAAGACGTGAACGAATTCGATAAGGCAGCCAACAACCTGGAAGATGCGGATTTAAAAACATGGGCCAGCAAGACCTTGCCCACGCTCAGGACCCACCAGGATTCTGCGAAAGCGATCAAATCCGCCCTTAAATAA
- a CDS encoding DUF4142 domain-containing protein, giving the protein MKKTTFFAVVLPGMWLLLSCGNNNMRSNARQATPADSAEAINNAEKTVDSLSASFAVNAADDGMMEVALGKLAMEKAIDPRVKAFAAMSVNDRTRGNERLKLIAEKWKIALPSTLATASQKHLERLSKKSGKRFEKEYIGEMVDSHDQDLKDFNYAANNLGNVSLREWARKALPVLMVHLDSARAIKNAQ; this is encoded by the coding sequence ATGAAAAAAACAACCTTTTTTGCTGTGGTGCTGCCTGGCATGTGGTTGCTCCTGTCCTGTGGTAATAACAACATGCGAAGTAATGCCCGGCAGGCGACTCCGGCAGATTCGGCGGAAGCCATTAATAACGCGGAAAAAACGGTGGACTCATTGTCTGCTTCCTTTGCGGTAAACGCAGCCGATGACGGCATGATGGAGGTAGCGCTGGGAAAACTGGCGATGGAGAAGGCCATAGACCCGCGGGTGAAAGCCTTTGCCGCAATGTCGGTAAACGATCGTACCAGGGGAAACGAACGGCTTAAATTAATTGCGGAAAAATGGAAGATCGCACTGCCTTCAACGCTGGCCACAGCCTCGCAGAAACATCTTGAGCGGCTCTCTAAAAAAAGCGGAAAACGTTTTGAAAAAGAATACATCGGTGAAATGGTGGACAGCCACGACCAGGACCTGAAAGATTTCAACTATGCAGCAAACAACCTGGGCAATGTGAGCCTGCGGGAATGGGCCAGGAAAGCGCTGCCGGTATTGATGGTACACCTGGATTCAGCAAGGGCTATCAAGAACGCACAATAG
- a CDS encoding (4Fe-4S)-binding protein, with product MKDITKKYSNGEVTIVWKPEVCKHSEICFHGLPEVFDPKAKPWINADGSTTDRIIRQVKKCPSGALTFYLNNEADKAAEITASSLSETVPNGPRLIYGNVLIKNTAGEETPFHMVTAMCRCGSSSNMPYCDGTHITNGYKDNE from the coding sequence ATGAAAGACATTACTAAAAAATACAGCAACGGAGAAGTCACCATCGTATGGAAGCCGGAAGTGTGCAAACACTCCGAAATATGTTTCCATGGCCTTCCCGAAGTATTCGATCCTAAGGCCAAGCCCTGGATCAACGCTGACGGCAGTACGACCGACCGGATTATCCGGCAGGTAAAGAAATGTCCTTCCGGCGCACTCACTTTTTACCTGAACAATGAAGCGGATAAAGCGGCAGAAATAACCGCCAGCAGCCTCTCGGAAACAGTGCCCAACGGCCCGCGCCTCATATATGGCAACGTGCTGATCAAAAATACCGCCGGCGAAGAAACGCCCTTTCACATGGTAACCGCCATGTGCAGATGCGGCAGTTCTTCCAACATGCCGTACTGCGACGGCACCCACATCACTAACGGTTATAAAGACAATGAATAA
- a CDS encoding OsmC family protein, which produces MDEEVKVSIEGIPYQVSISARDHRWLADEPTDINGGDTGPNPGELLLSSLGSCTAITLTMYAARKKWAVEKIDIDLRFDSAAKPDPATTVIECLVRISGNLDEAQRKRLMEIAHACPIHKLLTNPVIINTKED; this is translated from the coding sequence AAGTATCGAAGGAATACCGTACCAGGTTTCTATTTCCGCAAGAGATCACCGCTGGCTGGCAGACGAACCGACCGACATTAACGGCGGGGATACCGGACCTAATCCCGGAGAACTGCTGCTGAGCAGCCTCGGCTCCTGTACCGCCATCACCCTGACGATGTATGCCGCACGAAAAAAATGGGCGGTGGAGAAAATAGATATCGACCTGCGGTTCGACAGTGCCGCCAAGCCGGACCCGGCTACCACCGTGATCGAATGCCTCGTACGCATCAGCGGCAACCTGGACGAAGCACAACGGAAAAGGCTCATGGAAATAGCCCATGCATGCCCCATTCATAAGCTGCTTACCAACCCCGTTATTATCAATACCAAAGAAGATTGA
- a CDS encoding GNAT family N-acetyltransferase, whose translation MELTIQQNTEKHQFETTVDGHTAFIVYKLFPGGIAYIHTEVPPELEGKGIASQMAKYVLEYARENQLKVKPLCPYVHAYMKRHPEYNDLL comes from the coding sequence ATGGAACTTACCATTCAGCAAAACACCGAAAAACACCAGTTTGAAACCACTGTCGACGGGCACACCGCTTTTATCGTGTACAAGCTGTTTCCCGGCGGCATCGCTTACATTCACACGGAAGTGCCGCCTGAACTGGAAGGCAAAGGCATCGCCTCCCAAATGGCCAAATACGTGCTGGAATACGCCAGGGAAAACCAATTAAAGGTAAAACCGCTGTGCCCATACGTACACGCTTATATGAAAAGGCATCCGGAATACAACGACCTTCTCTGA